From Nicotiana tabacum cultivar K326 chromosome 22, ASM71507v2, whole genome shotgun sequence, one genomic window encodes:
- the LOC107805143 gene encoding molybdopterin synthase catalytic subunit — protein sequence MADEERDLIEILEENNPIDTNKYTRYVRSPKCGAIATFEGTTRDTFEGKEVLELKYEAYVPMAIRCLKTLCSSARASWDIHSIAVAHCLGTVPVGETSVFVAISAVHRADALDACKFLIDELKASVPIWKKEVYTNGEVWKENKEFIERIPDLGKTSHDQAGTCSAKKKVEAHERKSCCGTKVKVNDETSDSCS from the coding sequence ATGGCTGATGAGGAGAGAGATCTAATTGAGATCTTGGAAGAGAATAACCCAATAGACACCAACAAATATACTCGTTATGTTCGTTCTCCCAAATGCGGAGCTATAGCAACGTTTGAAGGTACAACGCGTGACACCTTTGAGGGCAAGGAAGTCTTAGAGTTAAAATACGAAGCATATGTTCCAATGGCGATACGTTGTTTAAAAACCCTATGTTCTTCTGCCCGAGCATCGTGGGATATACACTCGATTGCAGTTGCCCACTGCTTGGGTACTGTTCCTGTCGGAGAGACTAGTGTATTTGTTGCAATCTCGGCTGTCCATCGAGCGGATGCATTGGATGCTTGTAAGTTTCTGATTGACGAGCTTAAAGCATCAGTTCCGATATGGAAGAAGGAGGTATATACAAATGGAGAAGTGTGGAAAGAGAATAAAGAGTTTATAGAGAGGATCCCAGATCTTGGGAAGACATCACATGATCAAGCCGGCACTTGCTCTGCTAAAAAGAAAGTGGAGGCACATGAGAGAAAGAGTTGCTGTGGGACAAAGGTTAAAGTCAATGATGAAACTTCAGATTCTTGTAGCTAG